One genomic segment of Chelmon rostratus isolate fCheRos1 chromosome 22, fCheRos1.pri, whole genome shotgun sequence includes these proteins:
- the ano6 gene encoding anoctamin-6 — MSGNDIFEMDSMTETEEMEGDNELGIINEEVVYPEEFLPTYQSIKEGATVAKAHLAEFNDKPDSLFFNDGVRRIDYILVYEDEDKKEFEKRHTFQRRKRRREYFEASLMKMGMELEATQSVIDDKLLFVKVHMPWDVLCTYAEVLHIKLPIQPNDLSSRPSPWRFLSFITKHFYPSKDLIKETEFFTAPFEKDRLDFFYVRDKDAFFTPSMRSRMAYYILSRAPYDIRGNIKKFGITKLLDGGVYKAAYPLHDCRFNVKSKEEGCPNERFLLYQEWAHPKSFYKMQPLDLIRKYYGEKIGIYFAWLGFYTVMLTLAAVVGLGCFIYGYNTQETSTWSKEVCDPEIGGKIVMCPQCDRECKYWRLNSTCEASKKLCIFDNFGTLVFAVFMSIWVTLFLEFWKRYQAELEYEWDTVEFLEQEEPPRPEYEAKCVYERKNPITGVKEKVPYTACGRCVRVSLGIGTVLFWILLILASIVAIIVYRLAAFFAFSARLRAQDLKELEPLKEYVTPQMATSVTASLISFVVIMILNILYERVAIWITDFELPRTKTDYENSLTLKMFLFQFVNYYSSCFYIAFAKGKVVGYPGEPVYLLGKYRNEECDPGGCLIELTTQLSVIMGGKAIWNNIQEVLLPWVKNFIFRCTSVASEKVIPRWEQDYRLQPVSKLGLFYEYLEMVIQFGFVTLFVASFPLAPVLALVNNLFEIRVDAWKITTQFRRVVPEKAQDIGAWQPILQGIAILAVATNAMIIAFTSDMIPRLVYYWSFSVYPYGDYSNNTMEGYINSSLSIFNTSDFSESSRPMGKFSNITTCRYRDFRYPPGHARQYQYNVYYWHVIAAKMAFIIVVEHIVYLTKFILSYMIPDVPYAVKEQIKREKYLTQVILHETNLKLVTKRLKPVNDETMKHTEAILAMEEMELDYSE, encoded by the exons ATGAGCGGCAACGACATCTTCGAGATGGACTCCATGACTGAGACGGAGGAGATGGAGGGTGATAATGAACTTGGCATCATAAACGAGGAAGTTG tttacCCTGAGGAGTTCTTACCAACATATCAAAGTATTAAAGAAGGAGCAACAGTAGCCAAAGCACATCTG GCAGAGTTCAATGACAAACCGGACTCCTTGTTCTTCAATGACGGCGTGAGGAGGATCGACTATATCTTGGTGTATGAGGATGAGGATAAGAAGGAGTTTGAGAAGAGGCACACGTTCCAGCGGCGCAAA AGACGGCGAGAGTATTTTGAGGCCAGCCTGATGAAGATGGGAATGGAGCTGGAGGCAACACAATCT GTAATCGATGACAAACTGCTGTTCGTGAAAGTCCACATGCCGTGGGACGTGCTGTGCACCTACGCCGAGGTCCTGCACATCAAGCTCCCCATCCAGCCCAACGACCTGTCCTCCCGGCCCTCCCCGTGGCgcttcctctccttcatcacCAAGCACTTCTACCCCAGTAAGGACCTGATCAAGGAGACCGAGTTCTTCACCGCCCCCTTTGAGAAAGACCGTCTGGACTTCTTCTACGTCAGGGACAAAGACGCCTTCTTCACTCCATCCATGAGGAGCAGGATG GCATATTACATCCTGAGCCGTGCCCCGTATGACATACGAGGGAACATCAAGAAGTTTGGCATCACCAAACTGCTGGATGGTGGAGTGTACAAAGCTGCGTATCCGCTCCATGAC TGCAGGTTCAACGTCAAGTCCAAAGAAGAGGGCTGCCCCAATGAGAGGTTTCTGCTCTATCAGGAATGGGCTCATCCCAAAAGCTTCTACAAGATGCAACCACTTGACCTCATCAG gaAGTATTATGGAGAGAAGATTGGCATTTACTTTGCCTGGTTGGGTTTCTACACAGTTATGCTCACTCTGGCTGCTGTTGTGGGCCTGGGTTGCTTCATTTATGGATACAACACTCAAGAAACCAGCACCTGGAG caaaGAGGTGTGCGACCCTGAAATCGGAGGGAAAATCGTGATGTGTCCACAGTGTGACAGGGAATGCAAGTACTGGAGGTTGAACAGCACCTGTGAGGCTTCAAAA AAACTTTGTATATTTGATAACTTTGGAACCCTGGTGTTTGCAGTTTTCATGTCAATCTGGG TAACTTTGTTCCTGGAGTTTTGGAAGCGCTACCAGGCGGAGCTGGAGTACGAGTGGGACACTGTGGAGTTTCTGGAGCAGGAAGAGCCGCCCCGTCCAGAATATGAAGCCAAGTGTGTCTATGAGAGGAAAAACCCTATCACAGGG GTAAAAGAAAAAGTGCCTTATACAGCCTGTGGACGATGTGTTCGGGTGTCGTTAGGAATTGGGACCGTCCTATTCTGG ATTCTGTTGATCCTGGCGTCCATTGTGGCCATCATCGTCTACCGCCTGGCTGCATTTTTTGCCTTCTCAGCTCGACTCAGAGCTCAGGACCTGAAAGAGCTGGAACCTTTAAAGGAGTATGTGACGCCTCAGATGGCCACGTCTGTCACAGCCTCGCTCATCAGCTTCGTTGTAATCATGATCCTCAATATTCTCTACGAGCGGGTCGCCATCTGGATCACCGACTTTG AGCTCCCGCGGACCAAGACAGACTACGAGAACAGCTTGACTCTGAAGATGTTCCTCTTTCAGTTCGTCAACTATTACTCCTCCTGTTTCTACATCGCCTTCGCCAAAGGGAAAGTGGTTGGCTATCCTGGAGAGCCTGTCTATCTCCTGGGAAAGTACCGTAACGAGGAG TGTGATCCTGGTGGTTGTCTGATTGAGTTGACGACTCAGCTCTCTGTCATCATGGGTGGAAAAGCCATCTGGAACAACATCCAAGAGGTCTTGCTACC GTGGGTGAAGAATTTCATTTTCCGCTGCACCAGTGTGGCCTCAGAGAAGGTGATTCCTCGCTGGGAACAGGACTACCGGCTCCAGCCTGTTTCCAAACTCGGACTCTTCTATGAATATCTTGAGATGg TCATCCAGTTTGGCTTTGTGACCCTGTTCGTGGCTTCCTTCCCTCTGGCTCCGGTCCTGGCTCTGGTAAACAACCTGTTTGAGATCCGGGTTGATGCCTGGAAAATCACCACTCAGTTTCGCCGCGTCGTGCCAGAGAAGGCGCAGGATATCGGAGCCTGGCAACCCATTCTTCAAGGCATCGCTATCTTGGCCGTGGCAACAAAT GCCATGATCATTGCTTTTACATCAGACATGATTCCACGGTTGGTCTACTACTGGTCTTTCTCTGTGTACCCATATGGAGATTACTCTAATAACACCATGGAGGGCTACATCAACAGCTCGTTGTCTATATTCAACACCAGCGACTTCTCTGAAAGCAGCAGGCCAATGGGTAAATTTTCCAACATCACCACCTGCAG GTATCGAGATTTTCGGTATCCTCCCGGGCACGCCAGGCAGTATCAGTACAACGTCTACTACTGGCATGTGATCGCTGCCAAAATGGCTTTTATCATTGTCGTAGAG